The nucleotide sequence ATTCTAGCCATTTGTCGATTTTCAAAGGAGCACAAAGATAAAAGAAATCGATTATACCTGATAAAATTGTTACTTTTGATTTTATGCCCAGATTAGTTAAAAAAATTGGCTACACCTTGTACCGTATTTGGTTCTATATTTTGGTAGCCCTACCCATCTTCTTGTTTTTTCCTTTTTTATTGTTGACCACCTTGTCGCAAAAATGGTATCCGTACTTTTTTTGGTTGGCCAGAAACCTGTGGGCCTTGCCCATTTTGTACGGTATGGGTTGCCCGCCAAAAGTATATTGGGATGAAAGATTGGAGCGGGGAAAGAGTTATATGCTCGTTGCCAACCATACCAGTATGTTAGATATTATGCTGATGCTTTACATCAGTAAAAACCCTTTTGTTTTTGTGGGGAAGAAAGAGCTGGCGAAAATTCCAGTTTTCGGGTTTTTCTATAAGCGGGTCTGTATTATGGTAGATCGGGGCGATGCGAGGAGCAGAACCGCCGTTTATCGACGGGCACAAAAGAGGTTGAACCAAGGCTTGAGCATCTGTATTTTTCCTGAAGGGGGAGTGCCCGATGATGAAAGTGTCCTATTGGACAACTT is from Zobellia galactanivorans and encodes:
- a CDS encoding lysophospholipid acyltransferase family protein, whose translation is MPRLVKKIGYTLYRIWFYILVALPIFLFFPFLLLTTLSQKWYPYFFWLARNLWALPILYGMGCPPKVYWDERLERGKSYMLVANHTSMLDIMLMLYISKNPFVFVGKKELAKIPVFGFFYKRVCIMVDRGDARSRTAVYRRAQKRLNQGLSICIFPEGGVPDDESVLLDNFKDGAFKMAIAHTIPVVPMTFYDNKKRFSFSFFSGGPGRIRAKVHSFYKTENLSEDDKAGLREKVRTVILKELQTR